The genomic interval TCCCAGTGCCGGAATACCTCGGCCAGCCTGCGCCCACGCAGTGGCAAATGAAGAGTGGGTATGTACGATGCCCTTAATCTGCGGATACCGCTTATACAGCACCGCATGAGTCGGGGTATCGGAGGAAGGTCGCAAATCCCCTTCAACCACGTTGCCTTCAAGATCGACGATGACCATTTTTTCCGGAGTTAACTGGTCATATTCGACCCCACTGGGTTTGATGGCAATCAGTCCTGAAGCCTCATCAAAACCACTGACATTGCCCCAGGTAAACGTCACCAGCCCGTGCGTTACCAATTCTTTATTGGCGGCACAGACCTGTTCTCGCAATTCTGCTAACAACATAATAGTTACTCCTTGGCAACACTCGTTTCAATAAAGCCGCCAAGTGCCTGATAACGCTGATAACGCTGACTATATAGCGCTGCTTTGTCGGCCCGTGGTTCGAACACACTTTCGGTCTTGCTGGCCAGAGTCTGCTGCGCCGTGGCCACATCCGGGAAAACCCCGGCCGCAACCGCGGCAAAAATGCCCGCTCCCAGAGCACAACATTGATCAGAGGCTTTGACTTCCAGCGGCTTGTTCATGACATCGGCACACAGCTGCATGATTTCTGCTGATTTTCTGGAAATACCACCAATCGCAATCACCCGGTTGATCGGCACATCCTGAGTCTCGAAACATTCATTGATGGCCCGCGCACCAAACGCTGTCGCCTCCACCACTGCGTGGAAAATGTCCACCGCATCGGACCCCAGATTCAACTGCGAAATGGCTGTGGTCAGCCGCTGGTTGGCGTGTGGCGTACGACGGCCGTTCACCCAGTCAGTGGCCAACGGCTGTTTCAGATTCAGTGGATAATCCGCCAACTGTTTTCCCAGCTCCGGCAGGATCCTGGCCTCGATACTCTCAATCAGCTGTGAATCCCCCAACAACGCCAGCGGCCAGGCTAACAGACGTTTGTACCAGGCATAGAAATCTCCGAAGGCAGACTGTCCAGCTTCAAGCCCCATCATACCGGGAATAACCGAACCATCCACCTGGCCACAGATGCCAGCAATGGCTTTATCACCAATGGCATCATGATCCACCACCATAATGTCGCAGGTGGAAGTGCCTATTACTTTAACCAGATCATTGGCCGTCACACCGGCTCCAACCGCACCCATATGACAGTCGAACGCTCCCACAGCAACCCGTACCGATTGCGGCAGGCCAAGCTGTTCGGCCCATTCCGCCGTCAGTTGCCCCACGGAAACATCACTGGTGTAGGAGTCCTGGCCGATACGATCAACAAAGCCACTCAACAACGGATCCACCGCGGTAAAGAACGCATCCTCAGGCAGTCCGCCCCAACGCTCATGCCATAAAATCTTATGTCCGGATGCACAGCGGGAGCGCTTCAATTGTGCCGGTGAGGTCGTACCGGTCAGCGTGGCGGGAATCCAGTCGCACATTTCCACGAAACTGTGAATATTGGCGGCAACTTCAGCATCCTCGCGGAGTACGTGCAGCAACTTGGCCCAATACCATTCAGACGAATAGGTACCACCCACGTATTGGGTATAGTCGATCGACCAGCTCTTGGCTTTGGAAGTCAACTGCTCAGCTTCTACAATCGCCGTATGATCTTTCCACAATACAAACATCGCATTGGGATTAGCTGCAAACTCATCTTTTAGTGCCAGAGCGGTACCATCATGATCAATGGCAATTGGTGTGGAACCGGTGGTATCCACACCGATACCCACTACGGTTTTCATCAGGTCTGCGCCGACAATCGGCTCTAAATCGGTAATACAACGAGTCAGGGCATTAAGGATATCGGCTGGGTGCTGACGGTACTGCTGGGCATCCGGCTGACAATATTTGCCCTGCTTCCAGTCTTGATATTCAGCGACACACGATGCGAGTTCAGTACCGGTTTCTGCATCAATCAGCAGAGAGCGTACCGAATCACTCCCGAAATCCACCCCAATTACTGTTTTTTGAGTCATTATTTTTGTTCCAGGATCAGGCTATAAAGGAGGACAACAATTATGCGGCCTGACATGGACTACATTGTGATAGAAAAAACTGCTGCGTATATTGACAGCAACGCTATTTTTTTTAAAAATCTCAGTTGCCTCATTTTTATATTTTCACATAAATATTTGATTTATAAGCATTTTATAGAAAATATAGAGCTGTGTGAGTATTAAGCGTTGTTTTGGAGTGTATTGAGGTTTAGCATCAATACATGGATATTTCTCCTGCCATAAATCAATAAAAATAAGACGTTTATGCTACATAAGTTTGATACCCGGGAACCGCAACTGGACCCACTGAAACCAGGCTACCCTTTCAATGCCCATCTGGTGGCCGGCTCTACGCCGATTCACAAAAATGGCGATCTGGACTTCTGGATTAATCGCCCGTCCGGTCTGAAAGGTTTTATTATAAACCTGACGGTTGCCGGTACCGGTCTGGTATTCCCCCGTACCGAAGATGAACGGCGGGTACATCCGGGCGACATGATGCTGCTGCCAACCGGCGTCAAGCACGACTACGGCCGCGCACCTGAAGTCGACCAGTGGTATCACCGCTGGATCTATTTCCGCCCCCGAGCGACCTGGAGTGAGTGGCTCAAGTGGGCCAACCTGATTGCCGGGGTCGGATTCCTCAGCATCGACTCAGATGTATCCCTGCAACGCATTGAAAGCCTGTTTGAAGATGTTGAAAAAGTCAGCCACTCCGAAACCATGTTATCGGAAGAGCTATCCTTTAATCTGCTCGAACAGATTCTGATCCGCTGCTGCGAACTCGATACCAACCGCCCTCAGTTTCCCATCGACAAACGTATTCATCAGGTCTGCCAATACATCCACGAGCATCTCGGTTCTGAACTCAGTATTACCGAATTATCGAAAATTGCCTGCATGTCTAATTCCCGCTTTTCACATCTGTTCAAACAACAGCTCGGTGTACCGGTACGACAATGGATCGAGGACCAGCGCGTCAGCCTGGCGCGACAACTGCTGATCACCACCAACCTGGCAGTCAATCAGGTATCGCGACATTTGGGTTATCAGGATGCTCTGTATTTCTCGCGGGTGTTCAAAAAGAAACTGGGCGTTAGCCCAAGAGAGTACCGGGAAGGGCATTTGTAAACTGAAGTACTTAACCCATGATGATAGAAGAGCTCCCCGCCAGCTGATGGCGGGGCAGATCGGTCGTTTCCAATTGATGGGGTATTTTCTTAGCAACTCTGTATCTTTTTAGGCTCGTGTGCCAGACAAAAAAGACACCATAAAAATACATTAAAAAAAGTTCACCCTCGCTTAATTCCCGCCGTTCACAGTGGATAGACTTTCTCAAATCGCTCAAGTACCAGTTCCGACGTTTCGGTAAATTCAGCACCAATCTCTTTGGCATATTGGGTGAAAAAATCAATATGGGCCTCACACCACCATTCGTAACTACCATCACCTTCGCCTTCGGCCTCTGCAAACTCCCTCGTCACTTCATTAAAAGGACAGGTGGATACTTCGGTCACCCTGATGATGCACACTGGTTCCTGAGCCCAGTTCAACACCACGGTAAGCCTGCCGACTTTTGGAAACGGTTCATTGGCTACATCGTATGCAGCTTTTAAACTGCACGATGCCCGCTTAATGCCCACATTCACCAAACGGGCACATTCATTGGCATTATATTCATCAGCACAAAAGTACTCCGCCAAAACCTGAGGGATACCGGCACGTTCGGTTTCCGTGAGTATGCTTAGATATTTATCAAGATAATCTTGCTGTTTGGAATTCATATATCTTTCCGGAACTCTTATCGGCGTCGATAATCAAAACAGATCGCGCATTGTTTAATGCGCCCTGACGGTTTAGCCCGAAATTTTGATTATCGCAATTATTATTTATATGAGATCAGTGAGGCTAATTTATCATCACAGAAAAAAATACTTCAGAAATCACATGGTCTTCTGGTTATTTTCTCGTAACTTGGTTTTGGATAGCTGACCGGAATATATCCTGCCTTATGAGTAAAGTTTTATTCGGTTCTCAGCAGAACTTTTGTTTGCCATGCTACTACAATAACGCTTTACCATTAAAATATCTCACATCAATACCCGACACCAGCTCTTCCTCGGCCATTCGAAAGTTTACCGCAATTCTGGGCTCCGGGTCCTCTTCGAAGGTCTGATAATGAGTAATGCAATCGCAATGGGCGCAACGCACAAACTCTACTTCTTTATCTCCCCAAACATACGTATCAACCCCATATTTTCCTATCGTCACTTTAACGACATTGGGATCATAGTAAGCCCATAAAGGACTGTATCTCCGGCATATAGAACAATTACAGGAAGTGATTTGCTTGGGGGCTTCAAGGGTAAAGTGGATGTTTTTGCAGTGACAGGTCAATTCCATCTTTATGATCCGAGTTTGGTATTGGTTTTTATATTAGCCCGGCGAACATTATTGATACCGGGCTGACAAGGACCAGCATACCAGCGATCCCTTTCCTAAGCTCGGAATTACAGCTTTAGGATGTTGGATTTAAATTCCGAAATGCAATAGTTGGCCGACAGTCGCAGTTCATATTTGAGTCTTGCGGCATGATTGTCCAGCAACTCATCGTAGGAAGGCGCACTATCATCTTTTTCCGGCACTCTTGAACAAAACCCTTCAGCGATCAGTTTTTTGGAATGACCATCGATTAATCGTAACTTCGCACTGTATATTACCCGGTAATTATCCCAATCTGTCGGAAAGTAAGTAAAACTCCAGTTGACGGTCTGCACATCAAGCAAATAATCCGAGGCAAACTCCGTTTGTGCCACTTTGGCAGAAGATAGCCCGGAAACCGTAATATCCTCATCCACGTTCACCTTCACTCCGTAAGTCTCAGACAGGCCTGCTGCCAGTGATTCAGCAATATAAATCGACGGATCTTCAACTTCGTTGTCTTTAATAATTTCATTCCCTGCGCTAATCACTGTTGCCGCACCGATAACTCCAAACATCGCTTTGTCGGCCGTCATGGCTCCGAAGTCAGGCAGGTCACGTTTTGCCATCACCAAAGTTTCGCCACTTAGCTTTTGAATGTTTGCTTCTGCAATAGGTACATTTTTTGTACTCACACAACCTGCCGTTAGAAAAACCAATAAGACCAGAGGCAATATCGTAATTTTCATTGATAAATTCCTACATCTATAATTGCTGAGTAATTTTTCAACAATGTATTGTTATATCTTCAAGCTTGTTTTTAATATGATATTTTTTGCCATATCATGGACAAAAACGACTCTTTATTTTTCGCGAACATCATGAAACCGAGCTTCCTGTTTGTCAATTGATGAATATCGAATTTTATTTCAATCATGGCGACATAGGTTTTATGAGATCAGGCTATTTCAGGTAGCATGCGAATCATCTGGGCACTACGATCAATAGGATTGAAACAGGGAAATTATTTTGATGCTCATATTAAGGAACCTCCTAAAAATGGCCTATTTTTCAGAGGTTCCTTAACAGGATTGACCATGTGAACAGTCTGCCAATGAGAAGAGTGATTTACTTTGTGGTTGATACGGACATAGTCTGACAATTAGCTATCCCGGAATATGCTTCTGCCTTAGGAACCATAGTTATATTTTTTGCCACAACTAATAAGATGATTTGCATCATTGCTCATGCACTTGTAAAAACCTTGTACCGAGCCTTTAGAATTTTGACACTCTGAAATAGATATTGTGCTTTTTATTCGCTTTAACGCAACGGTCACTTTTTTGTATTCATTTTCAGCCATGTAACCGCTATCAAAGTTCTTTTTTCCAACATTGATCATGGTATCTATATAGTCATTGGCATTCATAACCGCTTTTTTGCAGTTTAATTCTTTGGCATCACCGTGGTCTTTTAATATTTCGTCGGTGAGGGCGTCCACAAATTCTTTGGCCGCACCATTGAGTTTTTTTTGCGCTTCAGGCGACCCTGCTGGTGTACTGGTACTGGGAGGAGCATTTATGTGGATATTTTCTGCTTCAGCGTTTTTAGGCCTGATTGACCCATAATTCGTCACGCCATTTTCATCCACCCATTTATATACCGCTGCGTGTGAAGACAATGACACAAACAACAAAACCGCCACAATCACATTTCCATTCATACTAACTATCCAAATAAACTATCAGGTGGCCTTGAGTACAACGCTGTTTATCACAGATTTATTGAGGACCATTATATTGAGTTACAGAAACCGGATTCATAACGCTGCAATCATCAGGCTACAACCGGCTTGCGAATTTATACACTCGGATATTCGCTAATGCAATTACATATCTGGAAATTATCCGGACAATCAGAGGCATCTTATGACACTCGCGACTTAATGCTCTTTCCTAAACATATATCAATATCGACCAACCATAATAATGAGCGACCGTCTTCAAACATTGTTAGATAAGAGACATTTTTTGGTTAAGCTGATTTGGGTCATTATTTGGAGGATGTTTATTGCAGTGCCTGTTGACTGGAAAGGCAGTGAAATTCATGACGTATATTTAAAGAATTACCCGATCCTATTCAATAGCCAGCATTCGGAAACAACAACCACTGACAACGGTGTAAATTGCCCAATAAAAAGTGTCCTGCACAGTTGTCTGCCAACAGACTGGAATTTATTTTGGTAATCATAGCACTTAATATCAAAAATTATTGACTCACAAGTAAATGTTATTCGAGTGAATATAAACTCCCCATTGACCACCTTATGGCACAACTCAGTCATCACTGAAAAAATCCGTATCAATGGTTTTTATCTGATAGCTCTGCTTTACCGTCACCCCCAAATTATGCTGAATCATCAGCGTTGCCAATTGTTGGCCGTCGATAAGCACAACACTCAGATTTAATCCGGCCACAGCCTCGAGTGCACCGCGGGAAAATCGGGACGTGGTAATGAACACACCTTTGCGAGCGCCTCTCCGAGTTAAGGCACCGATGAACGCATCGATTTCGGGTCGCTGAACACTGGTTGCGGTATAACGTTTGGCCTGTAAATAGATAGTATCCAAACCAAGCAGGTCTTCATTGATAATGCCGTCAATGCCGCCATCTGCCGAATATTGGGTGGTCTGTCCGGACTCCCGGCTCCAGCCACCGTAACCCATGGCCTGCATCAGCTCCACCACCAGGCGTTCCAGAAACTGAGGCGATCTGCCGACAACCGTGTTCAACACGTCATCAATGAGCTCCTGGTTTATCTCCTGATAAGCCTGCTCCAGGCGTTCGGTCGGGTCAGTGTCGGTCTCATTATCAGCACCTCCGGATTGCTCCTGACCAGGTTTGGGCTTGCCGGAATGAAAATCGACAAATTCTGGAAACTGCTTGAGAAATTTCACGTTGATGCGGTCAGGGGACTGAATCAATGCTGTTTTGCCTCGCTCAGTGATCTGTATCTCACTGCGACCAGGAGCCGCGATCAGGCCTGCCTTGACCATATAGGTTCTTGCCCAGTAGACCCGGTTACGAACCACACTTTGTTTGCCTGAAGGCAGCTTTTCGGCGCGTTCTGCGTCTGTCAGGTGAAAATGACGACATACCTGCTCGAAGGCTTCGTTAAAGGTATACACCCGGCCATCGGTGAGTGTGTTCAACAACGGTCGCATACAGCTTTGAAAGTCTGGAATCATAGTCGGTCTCGCGGTATCAGGTAACCAGTGAGGTTTTTTGCAGGCATCTGGCAACAATAGGGAAATCCATGTTAATGCTCAAGCATAGATGCCGGAAAAACCGCCGGATTAGCAGCGTGAAGGCCAATAATCTGTTATTGGTCAGCGGTGTAGAAGCAGCATTGGGGTGTCAGAGTTTTGCTCCGTATATCAGATAGCAGACTTCATTATATCCACTTCGTAAGTAAGGCAATTATCCGTTTATTAAGCTGGAAAGCGATTAGAATTTTACCGTTTATGCGTTATCCTGACGTGAGGGTTATGTAGCGTGCTATAAAAACGTTAAGCCTGTGATAACGGACTTTATAAGGTAAATGAGCCTCCATATTCCCTGACTTGGAAGCGGGAACTTTATGGGATGAGCGAGCAATTCTTACGTTATTTTGAGTCAGCTACTTACATATTGTCACGTTTGGACATCATTACTTGCCTTGTTTGCAATTTTTTCTATGGTGTTCGCCCGAATTCTCCATTCATTCCAGCACATAATTTAGTCACTATACTGCAAAATAATAAGTAGCCATGCCGCTCAGGCTGTGTTTTATCACTCAATGAACATGTGCCATTGGCAGGGAAATTATCCATGTCAATCGGGCTTGTGGCCTTAATGACGCATAATTGATTTTTTATAAAAACGTCTGTTTTCGACAGACACGTACACACCAGAGGTTTCTTTTATGAGCACGTCCCGACCTTCAAAAGCGGTATGGTTTGTTACCGGGTCACAGCATCTCTATGGCCCTAAAGTTCTTGAGCAGGTTGCTGCCAACAGCGCCAGCATTGTTAATGACCTGAATGCGGCCGGGAATATATCCACACCCGTAGTTTATAAAGGCACGGTGAAAACCCCTGAAGAAATTCTGGGTGTATGCCTGGAAGCCAATTCTGATCCAAGTTGTCTTGGTCTGGTGTTGTGGATGCACACGTTCTCACCAGCCAAAATGTGGATTGCCGGCCTGAAAGCGTTGAACAAACCCTGGATGCACCTGCACACCCAATTCAATGATGCGCTGCCATGGAATGAAATCGATATGGATTTCATGAACCTGAACCAAAGTGCCCATGGCTGCCGCGAGTTCGGTTTCATCGGCACCCGTCTGCGCGAAGAACGCAAAATTGTTGTGGGCCACTGGAAAAACGCAGCAGTTCAGGCTCAGATCGACGATTGGGCCCGCGCTGCCAGAGGCTGGAACGAAGGCCAGAATCTGAAAGTTGCCCGTTTCGGCGATAATATGCGCCAGGTAGCCGTAACTGAAGGCAACAAGGTATCCGCACAAATCCAGTTTGGTTATGAAGTACATGCCTATGGTCTGGGCGATCTGTCTGAAGTCGTTAACAGCGTATCCGACAGCGATGTCGCCAATCAGCTGGATCTGTATGGCTCTGAATACGTCATTGCTCCTGAACTGTTGAAAGATGAGCATTCTCTGACCATGCTCAAAAACGAAGCCCGTCTGGAACTGGGTATGAAGAAGTTCCTCGAAGACGGCAACTTTGGTGCTTATACCAATACATTTGAAAACCTGACTGGACTGTCCGCTCTGCCTGGTCTGGCCACTCAGCGGCTGATGAGTCAGGGTTACGGATTCGGTGCCGAAGGCGACTGGAAAACAGCTGCTTTGTTGCGAATCATGAAAGTCATGTCTGAAGGCCGCAGCGGTGGTAACTCCTTTATGGAAGATTACACCTATAACTTCGGTGCCAAAGATCAGGCTCTGGGCGCACACATGCTGGAAGTCTGCCCATCGATTGCAGCAGAAAAACCACGCATCGAAGTACAGCGCCATACCATTGGTTGTAAAGCGGATATCGCCCGTTTGATCTTCAGTGCCAAGGCCGGTCCGGCCATTAACGTATCGCCGATCGATCTGGGCAACCGCTTCCGTATTCTGGTGAATGTGGTCGATACCGTTACACCACCACAGGAATTGCCAAAACTGCCGGTGGCCCATGCGTTGTGGGAACCAAGACCGAATCTGTCTGTGGCGGCAGCTGCGTGGATTATCGCCGGTGGCGCACACCATACGGTATACAGCCAGAACCTGACGGTTGACAACATCGCGGATTATGCCGAGATGGCCGGTGTTGAGATGGTGGTGATTGATGAAAACACCAACATTCGCGAGTTCAAAAACGAACTTCGCCAGAACGCTGCGTATTATCACCTGTCACAAGGCTTGTAAGTAGTTTCTTACTCCTCCGGGAAACCTGGGGGCCTCTGAAAAATAAGCCATTTTTCTGAGGCTCCTGAACGTTTTCCCTTTCAAAGCGGGCACCTTGCTCGCTTTTTTTTGTACCCGGAATTATTCTCAGTCGCCATGGTTTCGGTCTGGCCGTGTCTTTCCTTTCGCTCTTATCACGCCGGCCCGGTTTCACTGACCATAACACTCATGTTTCAGATGCTCGTGTAAGGAGCTGGTCGTTGGATATTTCGTACTTTCATTTTTTTCTGGTCGCCATTCCGGTGGTGCTGATCGTGGGCATTTCCAAAGCCGGTTTCGGCGGCGGGCTCGGGGTCGTCGGCGTGCCGGCGATGACCTTGATCATGGGGCCTGTAGAGGCAGCCGCAATTTTACTACCGGTGCTGTGTTTTATGGATCTGTTTGGGGTACAGAAGTTCTGGCGACAATGGAATGTTCCCGCTGCGAGACTGCTGATTCCTTCCGCCATGGCGGGCATTGCACTGGGTACACTGACCTTC from Gynuella sunshinyii YC6258 carries:
- the araC gene encoding arabinose operon transcriptional regulator AraC; its protein translation is MLHKFDTREPQLDPLKPGYPFNAHLVAGSTPIHKNGDLDFWINRPSGLKGFIINLTVAGTGLVFPRTEDERRVHPGDMMLLPTGVKHDYGRAPEVDQWYHRWIYFRPRATWSEWLKWANLIAGVGFLSIDSDVSLQRIESLFEDVEKVSHSETMLSEELSFNLLEQILIRCCELDTNRPQFPIDKRIHQVCQYIHEHLGSELSITELSKIACMSNSRFSHLFKQQLGVPVRQWIEDQRVSLARQLLITTNLAVNQVSRHLGYQDALYFSRVFKKKLGVSPREYREGHL
- a CDS encoding GFA family protein, with the protein product MELTCHCKNIHFTLEAPKQITSCNCSICRRYSPLWAYYDPNVVKVTIGKYGVDTYVWGDKEVEFVRCAHCDCITHYQTFEEDPEPRIAVNFRMAEEELVSGIDVRYFNGKALL
- a CDS encoding ASCH domain-containing protein, producing MNSKQQDYLDKYLSILTETERAGIPQVLAEYFCADEYNANECARLVNVGIKRASCSLKAAYDVANEPFPKVGRLTVVLNWAQEPVCIIRVTEVSTCPFNEVTREFAEAEGEGDGSYEWWCEAHIDFFTQYAKEIGAEFTETSELVLERFEKVYPL
- a CDS encoding ribulokinase — protein: MTQKTVIGVDFGSDSVRSLLIDAETGTELASCVAEYQDWKQGKYCQPDAQQYRQHPADILNALTRCITDLEPIVGADLMKTVVGIGVDTTGSTPIAIDHDGTALALKDEFAANPNAMFVLWKDHTAIVEAEQLTSKAKSWSIDYTQYVGGTYSSEWYWAKLLHVLREDAEVAANIHSFVEMCDWIPATLTGTTSPAQLKRSRCASGHKILWHERWGGLPEDAFFTAVDPLLSGFVDRIGQDSYTSDVSVGQLTAEWAEQLGLPQSVRVAVGAFDCHMGAVGAGVTANDLVKVIGTSTCDIMVVDHDAIGDKAIAGICGQVDGSVIPGMMGLEAGQSAFGDFYAWYKRLLAWPLALLGDSQLIESIEARILPELGKQLADYPLNLKQPLATDWVNGRRTPHANQRLTTAISQLNLGSDAVDIFHAVVEATAFGARAINECFETQDVPINRVIAIGGISRKSAEIMQLCADVMNKPLEVKASDQCCALGAGIFAAVAAGVFPDVATAQQTLASKTESVFEPRADKAALYSQRYQRYQALGGFIETSVAKE
- a CDS encoding DUF4124 domain-containing protein; translation: MNGNVIVAVLLFVSLSSHAAVYKWVDENGVTNYGSIRPKNAEAENIHINAPPSTSTPAGSPEAQKKLNGAAKEFVDALTDEILKDHGDAKELNCKKAVMNANDYIDTMINVGKKNFDSGYMAENEYKKVTVALKRIKSTISISECQNSKGSVQGFYKCMSNDANHLISCGKKYNYGS
- a CDS encoding restriction endonuclease, which gives rise to MIPDFQSCMRPLLNTLTDGRVYTFNEAFEQVCRHFHLTDAERAEKLPSGKQSVVRNRVYWARTYMVKAGLIAAPGRSEIQITERGKTALIQSPDRINVKFLKQFPEFVDFHSGKPKPGQEQSGGADNETDTDPTERLEQAYQEINQELIDDVLNTVVGRSPQFLERLVVELMQAMGYGGWSRESGQTTQYSADGGIDGIINEDLLGLDTIYLQAKRYTATSVQRPEIDAFIGALTRRGARKGVFITTSRFSRGALEAVAGLNLSVVLIDGQQLATLMIQHNLGVTVKQSYQIKTIDTDFFSDD
- a CDS encoding L-ribulose-5-phosphate 4-epimerase; protein product: MLLAELREQVCAANKELVTHGLVTFTWGNVSGFDEASGLIAIKPSGVEYDQLTPEKMVIVDLEGNVVEGDLRPSSDTPTHAVLYKRYPQIKGIVHTHSSFATAWAQAGRGIPALGTTHADYFYGEIPCARALTDEEINGAYELETGHVIIETIADGDPMEVPGILVREHAPFAWGKDPHNAVHNAVVVEEVAKMALHTMMLNPQVSSVNQTLLDKHYLRKHGKNAYYGQK
- the araA gene encoding L-arabinose isomerase translates to MSTSRPSKAVWFVTGSQHLYGPKVLEQVAANSASIVNDLNAAGNISTPVVYKGTVKTPEEILGVCLEANSDPSCLGLVLWMHTFSPAKMWIAGLKALNKPWMHLHTQFNDALPWNEIDMDFMNLNQSAHGCREFGFIGTRLREERKIVVGHWKNAAVQAQIDDWARAARGWNEGQNLKVARFGDNMRQVAVTEGNKVSAQIQFGYEVHAYGLGDLSEVVNSVSDSDVANQLDLYGSEYVIAPELLKDEHSLTMLKNEARLELGMKKFLEDGNFGAYTNTFENLTGLSALPGLATQRLMSQGYGFGAEGDWKTAALLRIMKVMSEGRSGGNSFMEDYTYNFGAKDQALGAHMLEVCPSIAAEKPRIEVQRHTIGCKADIARLIFSAKAGPAINVSPIDLGNRFRILVNVVDTVTPPQELPKLPVAHALWEPRPNLSVAAAAWIIAGGAHHTVYSQNLTVDNIADYAEMAGVEMVVIDENTNIREFKNELRQNAAYYHLSQGL